From the Bacteroidales bacterium genome, one window contains:
- a CDS encoding discoidin domain-containing protein — translation MKKFLLFVVAFLFVAANSYADYCAGTAPNSGGGNYYAINKIVAKVNGAEAFTWNSDGSNVQDASSTCSMEIEAGDVLTFVMSSITNEGGKHSQWGQTILYFDWNQNQDWTDSGEKYVVYTNPGTPQLGIEYSVTVPSNFEWSTTELKFRMNSGEAPQHNSYGEATPCQALSRGLMATFKATKPVAVAERTITFQVSPVGAGTLSNYQESSTVAISSVATANAGFEFVNWTLNGEVVSTITTVIDNTEGDKTYVANFQRDPKLDRSGWTASASSEHANNASEGMARYAIDGNLGTWWHNEYDGANADRDVPHWIMFNLGSIQSFDAFNYVSRTADPNGCNGNINNYTLYVSDTAPNTSNISGTMTEVKSGSFNYNAQEHKIDLGTTVSGQYVLLYASTTFGNAGANLHANCAEFYLYLSSYTVSVSSSDTTKGIAYIGTEGTTSMSCASDGNDTVTLTAVAATGYQFVNWTLDGVEVSTDAVYTTTAVTENRDYVANFEFKPVEPRTVKVASNDKTKGYAVFVSPMPEGTATDVTTGEIVTVRAITQTTNDEFVNWTINGEVVSTEETYSYAGAEAVTIQANFATLYPVNIVKTTGGSISVKQGSTTLTSGDRVAEGSIITITAEGSSNQWLKTLLINGENVLPSSQVKEFTTQVKVNGVTNITATFGTPAMILTYEYTGGGYIEVWTSDSYNEGDEETFPVIPAGDQYAMWDEIEGESVCIFIYPQAGEELLSLTINGDDYDFATDLEEYGDIFYEPTEPLHIVAEFSGIWNSVESAEVAETTIYAVAGGVQVEVAEATNVEVYSIAGTLVAEKV, via the coding sequence ATGAAGAAATTTTTACTTTTTGTAGTAGCATTTTTGTTTGTAGCAGCAAACTCTTATGCTGATTATTGTGCAGGAACAGCTCCTAACAGTGGAGGTGGTAACTACTATGCAATTAATAAAATTGTGGCAAAGGTTAATGGCGCAGAAGCCTTTACATGGAACAGCGATGGGTCTAATGTGCAAGACGCTTCATCAACTTGTTCAATGGAGATTGAAGCAGGAGATGTGCTAACATTTGTTATGAGTTCAATTACAAATGAGGGAGGAAAACACTCACAATGGGGACAAACAATCTTGTATTTTGACTGGAATCAAAATCAAGATTGGACCGATTCCGGAGAGAAATATGTAGTTTATACAAATCCCGGTACACCTCAACTAGGAATAGAATATTCAGTAACAGTTCCTTCAAACTTTGAGTGGAGTACAACAGAGTTAAAATTCAGAATGAACTCAGGTGAGGCTCCACAACACAACTCATACGGCGAGGCTACCCCTTGTCAAGCATTATCTCGCGGATTGATGGCAACATTCAAGGCTACAAAACCTGTTGCTGTGGCAGAGAGAACAATTACTTTCCAAGTTTCACCTGTTGGAGCAGGAACATTGTCTAATTATCAAGAGTCATCAACAGTTGCAATCTCATCAGTGGCAACAGCAAATGCTGGTTTTGAGTTCGTTAACTGGACATTGAACGGAGAGGTGGTTTCAACTATAACCACAGTTATAGACAATACTGAGGGAGACAAAACTTATGTGGCTAATTTCCAAAGAGATCCCAAATTAGATCGTTCAGGATGGACAGCATCAGCAAGTTCAGAACATGCCAACAATGCTTCAGAAGGTATGGCACGTTATGCTATTGACGGAAACTTAGGAACTTGGTGGCACAACGAATATGACGGAGCAAACGCAGATAGAGATGTTCCTCACTGGATTATGTTTAATTTAGGTAGCATACAATCATTTGATGCGTTCAATTATGTATCTCGTACGGCAGATCCAAACGGATGTAATGGTAATATTAACAACTATACACTATATGTAAGTGATACAGCACCAAATACATCTAATATTTCAGGAACAATGACCGAAGTAAAATCGGGTTCATTCAACTATAATGCTCAAGAGCATAAGATTGATTTGGGAACAACTGTAAGTGGACAATATGTATTGTTGTATGCATCAACTACATTCGGAAATGCAGGAGCGAATTTACACGCAAACTGTGCTGAGTTCTATTTGTATCTAAGTTCATATACAGTGTCAGTGTCATCATCAGATACAACAAAGGGAATAGCATATATTGGCACAGAAGGAACAACTTCTATGTCATGTGCATCTGACGGAAATGATACCGTAACTTTAACAGCCGTAGCAGCAACAGGATACCAATTTGTAAACTGGACACTTGATGGTGTTGAGGTATCAACAGATGCAGTATATACAACAACAGCGGTAACAGAGAATCGTGATTATGTAGCAAACTTTGAGTTCAAACCAGTAGAGCCACGTACAGTAAAAGTTGCATCAAACGACAAAACAAAAGGATATGCGGTATTTGTATCTCCAATGCCCGAGGGAACAGCAACTGATGTAACAACAGGAGAAATAGTAACAGTAAGAGCTATTACACAAACAACAAATGATGAGTTTGTAAACTGGACAATCAATGGCGAGGTAGTATCAACAGAAGAGACATACTCATACGCAGGAGCAGAGGCAGTAACAATTCAAGCCAACTTTGCAACTCTATATCCTGTAAACATTGTAAAAACAACAGGCGGCTCAATTTCGGTAAAACAAGGTTCAACAACTTTGACAAGTGGCGATAGAGTAGCAGAGGGTTCAATAATCACTATCACAGCAGAGGGATCATCAAACCAATGGCTTAAAACTCTATTGATAAACGGAGAAAATGTATTGCCAAGCAGTCAAGTTAAAGAGTTCACAACACAAGTGAAAGTGAACGGAGTAACTAACATCACAGCAACATTTGGAACCCCTGCAATGATATTGACATACGAATATACAGGAGGAGGTTACATTGAGGTATGGACCAGCGACTCATACAACGAGGGCGATGAGGAGACTTTCCCCGTAATTCCAGCAGGAGATCAATATGCAATGTGGGATGAAATAGAAGGTGAGTCGGTATGTATCTTCATATATCCACAAGCAGGAGAAGAGTTGTTGTCATTAACAATCAATGGCGATGATTATGACTTTGCAACAGACTTGGAAGAGTATGGCGATATATTCTATGAGCCAACCGAGCCACTACACATAGTAGCCGAGTTCTCAGGAATTTGGAATTCAGTTGAGAGTGCAGAGGTAGCAGAGACTACAATCTATGCAGTAGCAGGAGGTGTGCAAGTTGAGGTAGCCGAAGCAACAAACGTAGAGGTTTACTCAATAGCAGGAACATTGGTAGCCGAGAAAGT